From the genome of Paracoccus albus:
TTCAGATGCACCAGCCCCTGAAGCGCGCCCGTCGGGATGACACCACCTGGCTTCTGGCCCCCGATCATGCGCTGAACACGGCTGGCTTCCCGCGTTCCGGTCGCAATCAGCACCGCGCGCGCGCTGAGTGTGAAGGTGCCCTCTGGTCCGGTCAGCTGCAATTCCGGACCGTCAGCCAGTGCCGTTACCGTGGTGTTGCACATGATCGTGGCACCGCCCGCCTCCGCCGCCGCTGTCAGCCGCGCGGCATATGTCTTTCCGCCCATTATGCGATGGAATTCCCGCATGCCGAATGGCGAATGTCCGCAATGTCGGGGAACGCCGCCCGGAACCTGCTCTCGCTCTATCACGGTGACATGTCCGGCCCCGATCCGTCCAAGCTCTGCCGCTGCGCCCAGCCCTGCCGGGCCGGCGCCGATGATGGCAATGTCAGTCTGCATCGGGATCGCCGCGGGTCATTGGCTGCGTAAAGCGCCCCTCGGTCATACGGGACAATTCGGCCGTGCAGCCAAAGCCCTGACAGCGCCCCATCGTCACGCGCGTCCTGCGTTTCAGTCCGGCCAGAGAGTTTGCCGGGGCGGGCGCTGACATTGCCGCCTCAATCTCCCTTCTTGTGACAAGCTCGCAATGGCAGGCGATACCGCCATTTCCGGGCTGCAGGAAATCCCGTTGCGCCTCTTGCGCCAGCATTGGCATATGCGGCCAATGCTGTGCTTCCCCCGCCCGCAGACCCACCAGATCCGCGACATGCCTTGCGATGCCGAGTGCTGCCGACAAGCCGGTCGAGCGGATGCCGCCCACTGTCACCAGACCCCGCGACAGATCGGCCCGTATCCGGTACCCCTTCTCCTCGGTCGCGGGACGCAATCCGGCATAGGCCGCCGTCACCTCATGACCTGCAAGCGCAGGCAGAATGGTTTCACCCGTCTTTTGCAAATCTCGCATGGTCTGGCTGTCCAGCGACGCCACCTCGCGGCTATCCTGCTCTTCCGCTGTGGGTCCGACAATCAGGTTACCGAAGACCGTGCGGCAAACGACAACGCCCTTGGTGATCTTTGACGGGACCGGCAGCAGAATGTGACGGGCGAGCGCTGCCGCGGGTTTGTCGTAAACCACGAACTGCCCCTTGCGCGGGCGGATCTGAAACCAGCTTTCGCCGGTCAGGATACGTTCGACATGATCCCCCCAAAGACCCGCCGCGTTGATGACCAGACCGGCCTCTACCGCGCCCGCTGTCGTGTCCAGCCGCCAGCGTTCACCCAACCTGTCGGCAGCGGTCAGCGCAGCGCGGCAGCGCAATTCCGCACCGTGCTGCACCGCCTGATACAAATAGGCATGTGCGGCGGACCACGGATCAATCAGGGCTTCTCGCGGGACGCGGAAACCGGCCCTGACACGGTGGGCCAGCTGCGGCTCTGCCCGCAGCAGCGACGCGCGATCCATTGGCTGGATGTCTTCAACGCCATTCTCGCGCGCCTGCGCCATCAGCCCCGGCAGGGCCGCAACCTGTTCATCGTTCCACGCCAGCACAAGCGCGCCGCAACGATCCAGCGGCAGGTTCATCCGTCGGTGGATTTCCACATATTCGGCATAGCCTGCTTTGATACAGTCAAGTTCCAGCGAATTGGCAGGGGCGTCGAAGCCAGTGTGCAGAATCGCGCTGTTGCCCTTGGACGCCCCATCCAGAACGTCATGCGCCTTTTCCAGCAGCACGACCCGCGCACCGTCTATGGCGAAGCGACGGGCAAGTGCGCAGCCGACAATACCGGCACCCACGATGGCCACATCGTAACCAGCCACGACGTACACTCCGCTTGTCACATGCTGCTGCGGAACTATACAGATTTTGACCAAACGGGCAAACGAAATTTGCTAATTCGTGGAAACGGGCAAAAATAATCAATTGACTGTGAAAAATTCGTTGACACGGTCGTAATCGGCGGCTTGGCTCTGGTCAGAGGGGCAGACAACAGATGAAGCCGCGCGAACGACGTTTGCAGATTGAAATCTTGATCAGAAATGAGGGTTCGGCCAGTGTCGAGGATCTGGCCGTGCATTTCGCCGTTTCGACCGAAACGATCCGCCGTGATCTGGCACGACTGGCCGAAACGGGCCGCATTCTGAAAGTTCATGGCGGGGCGCGAACGGCGCGGCTTTTGACTGAACCGAGCATGGAAGTGCGCACCGCGCAGGCTAGTGAGCAAAAGACGAAAATCGGCCGATTGCTCGCCAAGGAGATAGAAGCCGGCGCGACGCTTTTTATTGATACCGGCTCCACCACTTTGGCGGCAGCCCCGGCCCTCGCCGAAATCAGTGGCCTGACGATTATTACGAACTCCTGCCGGCTTGCCGACGCACTGGCGATGGCGGATTCTGATGCGTCGGTTCATTTGTTGGGGGGCAGATACGTTGCGGGCAATGCGCAGACCGTCGGACCGTCCGTGCTGAACCAGATCGCGGAATATCAGGTCGATCACTGCATCCTGACCGCTGCCGCCTTTTCGGCAGAGATCGGCGCAATGGATGCCAGCCATGATGAGGCCCAGATCGCGCGCGCGATGATCGCCAATGCACAAAACCTGATCGTGTTGGCTGACAGCAGCAAGCTGGAGCGTCGGGCCGCCTTCACCGTTTGCCCGACCGCGAGGATTGGCCTTTTGATTACCGATGAATCCATACCCGCGCATATGCGCGCCCAACTCGGCGAATGTTCGGTCAGGCTGTTATGTTAATAGTGAAGCAAACAGGGATGGGGTGCCAATGCCGAATGTGATCCGCGGATATGTCCGCGCGGTGGACAGGATCAGTGATTGGGCCGGCTGGTTGGCCGCATCTCTGATCTTCCTGATGATCGCGACGCTTTTACTGGATGCAGTAACGCGCAATGTCATCAACATGCCGGTCCATTGGGCGATAGAACTGACTCAATTCACACTGGCAGCTTACTATTTCCTTGGCGGGCCGTTCACGCTGAAAAACAACGATCATGTGCGGATGGATCTGCTTTATGCCAGCCTGTCCGAACGTGGCAAGGCGCGACTGGATCTGGTGACGATCTGGTGCCTGATCTTCTATCTTTGCGTCATGCTGATGGGCTCTATCAGCAGTCTGAAATACGCGATTGAAACGGATGAGCGGCGGTTTTCGATGTGGAACCCCTCGGTCATTCCGATCAAGGCGCTGATGGTGGTCTGTCTGGTGCTGATGCTGCTGCAGGCGTTCTCGCTGGTGTTCAAACATATCGCGACGCTGCGCGGGAGGCCGATTGAATGAGTTACGAGACCATCGCCCTTCTGATGTTCGCCTCTATGGTGCTGCTGCTGGTCAGCGGGCAAAGGGTCTTTGCGGCCATCGGCTTTGTCGCCTCGGGTGCTGCACTGCTGCTTTACGGGCAGGGTGCGATAGAATTGCCGTTCAACCAGGTGTTCAAGCTGTTCAACTGGTATGCGATGCTGACCCTGCCGATGTTCATTTACATGGGCTATGTGCTGTCGGAATCGGGGATCGCGGAAGACCTGTACCGGATGCTGCATGTCTGGTTCGGGCGCGTGCGCGGCGGGCTGGCCATCGGTACGATCTTCCTGATGGTGATTATCTCGGCCATGAACGGGCTGTCAGTCGCGGGCATGGCGATTGGTGCCACGATTGCCCTGCCGGAAATGCTGCGCCGCGGTTATGACAAGGTGCTGATCTCCGGCGTGGTGCAGGGCGGGTCGTCGCTTGGCATCCTGATCCCGCCATCGGTCGTCATGGTTCTGTTCGGCATGATCGCCCGTCAGCCGGTGTCGAAACTGTGGTTTGCCGGGCTGGTGCCGGGTCTGATCATGGCGGCGATGTTCACCATCTATATCTTCGTGCGGGCGCGGATGAACCCATCTCTTGCCCCCGTCGTCGACGAAGAAGAACTGAACATGCCGCTGCGCGAAAAACTGGCCCTTGCCCGCGCAGGCATCATTCCATTCGCGATCTTCTTCCTGATGACCGGGCTGTTCGTGATGGGTTATACGTCGCTTGTCGAAAGCTCTGCTGTCGGTGCAACGGCGGCGACGCTGGCCGCCATGCTGAAGGGGCGATTTACCTGGGCGCTGATCAAGGAAACCTCGCTGAAGACGCTGTCGGTCAGCTGCATGTTCCTGTGGCTGATCCTTGCGGCACTGGCCTTCGGTGCGGTGTTTGACGGGCTGGGCGCGGTCCGCGCGATTGAGAACCTGTTCCTGAACACTTGGGATCTTGGCCCGTGGCAGGTCATCATCATGATGCAGCTTTCCTTCATCCTGATGGGGATCTTCCTTGACGATACCGCCATGCTGGTGATCGTCGCGCCGCTTTATGTGCCGCTTGTCGGGATGCTGGATCTGGGCTTCGACAACCAGTTGATCTGGTTTGGGGTCCTTTACACGATCACCTGCCAGATCGCCTATATAACGCCGCCTTTCGGGTATAACCTGTTCCTGATGCGCTCACTCGCGCCGGCCGAGATTACGCTGGTGGATATCTACCGCTCGATCTGGCCCTTCGCGCTGATGATGGCGATCACCATTGCGCTTGTGATGATCTGGCCCGGCATCGCCCTTTGGCTGCCCGAGCAGATGAACGTCCGAGGCTGACCCATTCCAAACCCCGCCAAGAGGGTTCCACCCAACAGAGAGGATAACATGACAAACAAGCTGATAACCCCGTCCGAGAGGATCCTGTCCAGCCGCCGCAAGTTCCTGCAGACCGCAGGGATCGGGGCTGCGGCGTCCACACTGGCCGCACCTGCGGTTCTGGCACA
Proteins encoded in this window:
- a CDS encoding TRAP transporter large permease, with amino-acid sequence MSYETIALLMFASMVLLLVSGQRVFAAIGFVASGAALLLYGQGAIELPFNQVFKLFNWYAMLTLPMFIYMGYVLSESGIAEDLYRMLHVWFGRVRGGLAIGTIFLMVIISAMNGLSVAGMAIGATIALPEMLRRGYDKVLISGVVQGGSSLGILIPPSVVMVLFGMIARQPVSKLWFAGLVPGLIMAAMFTIYIFVRARMNPSLAPVVDEEELNMPLREKLALARAGIIPFAIFFLMTGLFVMGYTSLVESSAVGATAATLAAMLKGRFTWALIKETSLKTLSVSCMFLWLILAALAFGAVFDGLGAVRAIENLFLNTWDLGPWQVIIMMQLSFILMGIFLDDTAMLVIVAPLYVPLVGMLDLGFDNQLIWFGVLYTITCQIAYITPPFGYNLFLMRSLAPAEITLVDIYRSIWPFALMMAITIALVMIWPGIALWLPEQMNVRG
- a CDS encoding DeoR/GlpR family DNA-binding transcription regulator yields the protein MKPRERRLQIEILIRNEGSASVEDLAVHFAVSTETIRRDLARLAETGRILKVHGGARTARLLTEPSMEVRTAQASEQKTKIGRLLAKEIEAGATLFIDTGSTTLAAAPALAEISGLTIITNSCRLADALAMADSDASVHLLGGRYVAGNAQTVGPSVLNQIAEYQVDHCILTAAAFSAEIGAMDASHDEAQIARAMIANAQNLIVLADSSKLERRAAFTVCPTARIGLLITDESIPAHMRAQLGECSVRLLC
- a CDS encoding NAD(P)/FAD-dependent oxidoreductase translates to MAGYDVAIVGAGIVGCALARRFAIDGARVVLLEKAHDVLDGASKGNSAILHTGFDAPANSLELDCIKAGYAEYVEIHRRMNLPLDRCGALVLAWNDEQVAALPGLMAQARENGVEDIQPMDRASLLRAEPQLAHRVRAGFRVPREALIDPWSAAHAYLYQAVQHGAELRCRAALTAADRLGERWRLDTTAGAVEAGLVINAAGLWGDHVERILTGESWFQIRPRKGQFVVYDKPAAALARHILLPVPSKITKGVVVCRTVFGNLIVGPTAEEQDSREVASLDSQTMRDLQKTGETILPALAGHEVTAAYAGLRPATEEKGYRIRADLSRGLVTVGGIRSTGLSAALGIARHVADLVGLRAGEAQHWPHMPMLAQEAQRDFLQPGNGGIACHCELVTRREIEAAMSAPAPANSLAGLKRRTRVTMGRCQGFGCTAELSRMTEGRFTQPMTRGDPDAD
- a CDS encoding TRAP transporter small permease subunit; the protein is MPNVIRGYVRAVDRISDWAGWLAASLIFLMIATLLLDAVTRNVINMPVHWAIELTQFTLAAYYFLGGPFTLKNNDHVRMDLLYASLSERGKARLDLVTIWCLIFYLCVMLMGSISSLKYAIETDERRFSMWNPSVIPIKALMVVCLVLMLLQAFSLVFKHIATLRGRPIE